The following coding sequences lie in one Cloeon dipterum chromosome 1, ieCloDipt1.1, whole genome shotgun sequence genomic window:
- the LOC135934736 gene encoding oxysterol-binding protein-related protein 9 isoform X2: MAAMEGYLSKWTNVMKGWQYRWFILDDNAGVMSYYTSREKMVRGVRRGCVRLKGAVIGIDDEDDSTFTVTVDGKTFHFQARDGDEREAWVRSLEDTILRHAQAAHRRWDPSKPAPTVKDFDKKLVEADAYLQIVIDQVRRIDEHIAKSVDEESRIRCENIKQHAEDMLENVKHTIALLQIAKSTAHPVNGIYQGPITPLAAVDSRQAARVAADFTELFSDPVVMPLIDPVQPGIELGAECMDSSLNASSLAAITSLGVPETSYSSSDEEDFFDANDYSHSSSLPVSPTGLPISLSRRESQARDAASSSSTTVSGSGPVAANEGGGSRAPPLYKSDGSLDYDALYEDDEEQDLVSMECNGSVVSHLLSQVKIGMDLTKVALPTFILERRSLLEMYADYFAHPDLFVSIADFTDPRDRMVQVVRWYLSSYHAGRKSAVAKKPYNPVLGEMFKCWWDVPGITGCSNSPTAKDEVKDGPIPWCTQDQLVFLSEQVSHHPPISAFYAEHYDKRISFCAHVWTKSKFLGLSIGVHNVGQGCVSVLDYDEEYIVTFPNGYGRSILTVPWIELGGTVTVTCNKTGYNATIEFLTKPFYGGKKNRVSAEVFAPAEKKPFLTVQGEWNGAMEAKWPDGRTELFVDVNKIPIIKKCVKPIIEQESNESRIVWKEVTAGLRLNDLDRAHEAKTTIEQRQRDLVLQRKNTNVAWETQVFHEAGENWVYKNPLSHRAKPSTNNTKKKIR, from the exons ATGGCCGCAATGGAAGGGTACCTCAGCAAGTGGACGAATGTGATGAAAGGGTGGCAGTACCGCTGGTTCATCCTTGATGACAATGCCGGCGTTATGTCCTACTACACA TCCCGAGAGAAAATGGTGCGAGGAGTGAGACGCGGTTGTGTAAGACTCAAAGGTGCCGTCATAGGGATAGACGACGAAGACGACAGCACTTTCACAGTCACGGTCGACGGGAAAACCTTCCATTTTCAAGCAAGAGACGGCGACGAGAGGGAGGCCTGGGTTCGCTCCCTGGAGGACACGATCTTGCGACACGCTCAAGCCGCTCACCGG CGGTGGGACCCGAGTAAGCCAGCGCCAACGGTCAAAGATTTTGACAAAAAGCTCGTCGAGGCGGACGCTTACTTGCAAATTGTGATAGACCAAGTGAGGAGGATAGACGAGCACATCGCCAAAAGTGTGGACGAGGAGAGCCGCATCCGCTGCGAAAACATCAAGCAGCATGCCGAGGACATGCTCGAGAACGTCAAGCACACGATAGCCCTGCTGCAAATCGCCAAG AGCACCGCACATCCTGTGAATGGAATTTACCAGGGGCCCATCACGCCTCTGGCTGCGGTCGACAGCAGACAGGCAGCAAGGGTGGCAGcag ACTTTACAGAACTTTTTAGTGACCCAGTTGTTATGCCTCTGATAGATCCAGTTCAGCCCGGCATTGAGTTAGGCGCAGAGTGCATGGATTCCTCTTTGAACGCGAGCAGTCTAGCAG CCATTACCAGCTTGGGTGTTCCTGAGACGTCGTATTCCAGCTCGGACGAGGAGGACTTTTTCGACGCCAATGACTATTCGCATTCCTCTTCTCTGCCTGTCTCCCCTACAGGTTTACCTATCAG cTTGTCACGGAGAGAGTCGCAGGCGAGAGACGCGGCGTCTTCCTCGTCGACAACCGTGTCAGGGTCTGGCCCGGTGGCAGCAAATGAGGGTGGCGGCTCGAGAGCACCACCCCTCTACAAGAGCGATGGCTCTCTCGACTATGATG ccCTCTACGAGGATGACGAGGAACAAGACT TGGTCAGCATGGAGTGTAATGGCTCGGTGGTCAGCCATTTGTTGTCGCAAGTCAAGATCGGCATGGATCTTACCAAAGTCGCACTGCCAACTTTCATTCTCGAGAGGCGATCCTTGCTAGAGATGTATGCTGACTACTTCGCACACCCAGACCTGTTCGTCAG CATTGCTGACTTTACGGACCCCAGGGACAGAATGGTGCAAGTTGTGCGTTGGTATCTGAGTTCCTACCACGCGGGCAGAAAGTCAGCCGTAGCCAAGAAGCCTTATAACCCTGTGCTGGGCGAGATGTTTAAATGCTGGTGGGACGTACCAGGCATCACTGGCTGCTCAAACTCGCCCACGGCCAAGGACGAGGTCAAGGATGGTCCCATTCCGTGGTGCACCCAGGACCAGTTGGTCTTCTTGTCAGAGCAGGTTTCTCATCATCCGCCAA TTTCTGCTTTTTACGCTGAGCACTATGATAAGAGAATAAGTTTTTGTGCTCACGTGTGGACAAAATCAAAGTTCCTCGGGTTATCCATCGGTGTGCACAACGTTGGACAGGGCTGTGTGTCTGTGTTAGACTATGACGAAGAATACATTGTGACATTTCCAAACGGCTACGGaag GTCCATTCTGACAGTGCCGTGGATCGAGTTGGGAGGAACAGTGACGGTAACATGCAATAAGACTGGTTACAACGCCACCATAGAGTTCCTCACGAAACCGTTCTACGGCGGCAAGAAGAACCGAGTGTCGGCCGAGGTTTTCGCGCCGGCAGAGAAGAAACCGTTTCTCACTGTGCAAGGAGAATGGAATGGTGCAATGGAGGCCAAGTGGCCCGATGGA CGGACGGAATTGTTCGTGGACGTGAACAAAATAcccattattaaaaaatgtgtgaaaCCAATCATTGAGCAGGAATCAAACGAGTCTCGAATAGTCTGGAAAGAAGTGACTGCGGGTTTAAG GCTGAACGATCTGGATCGGGCGCACGAGGCAAAAACTACGATAGAGCAAAGACAGCGAGATTTAGTGCTCcagaggaaaaatacaaacgtTGCTTGGGAAACTCAG GTATTCCACGAGGCAGGCGAGAATTGGGTTTACAAGAATCCTTTGTCCCACCGAGCGAAGCCCTCGACAAATAACACCAAGAAGAAGATTCgataa
- the LOC135934736 gene encoding oxysterol-binding protein-related protein 9 isoform X1, translating into MAAMEGYLSKWTNVMKGWQYRWFILDDNAGVMSYYTSREKMVRGVRRGCVRLKGAVIGIDDEDDSTFTVTVDGKTFHFQARDGDEREAWVRSLEDTILRHAQAAHRRWDPSKPAPTVKDFDKKLVEADAYLQIVIDQVRRIDEHIAKSVDEESRIRCENIKQHAEDMLENVKHTIALLQIAKSTAHPVNGIYQGPITPLAAVDSRQAARVAADFTELFSDPVVMPLIDPVQPGIELGAECMDSSLNASSLAAITSLGVPETSYSSSDEEDFFDANDYSHSSSLPVSPTGLPISLSRRESQARDAASSSSTTVSGSGPVAANEGGGSRAPPLYKSDGSLDYDGKDSSLALYEDDEEQDLVSMECNGSVVSHLLSQVKIGMDLTKVALPTFILERRSLLEMYADYFAHPDLFVSIADFTDPRDRMVQVVRWYLSSYHAGRKSAVAKKPYNPVLGEMFKCWWDVPGITGCSNSPTAKDEVKDGPIPWCTQDQLVFLSEQVSHHPPISAFYAEHYDKRISFCAHVWTKSKFLGLSIGVHNVGQGCVSVLDYDEEYIVTFPNGYGRSILTVPWIELGGTVTVTCNKTGYNATIEFLTKPFYGGKKNRVSAEVFAPAEKKPFLTVQGEWNGAMEAKWPDGRTELFVDVNKIPIIKKCVKPIIEQESNESRIVWKEVTAGLRLNDLDRAHEAKTTIEQRQRDLVLQRKNTNVAWETQVFHEAGENWVYKNPLSHRAKPSTNNTKKKIR; encoded by the exons ATGGCCGCAATGGAAGGGTACCTCAGCAAGTGGACGAATGTGATGAAAGGGTGGCAGTACCGCTGGTTCATCCTTGATGACAATGCCGGCGTTATGTCCTACTACACA TCCCGAGAGAAAATGGTGCGAGGAGTGAGACGCGGTTGTGTAAGACTCAAAGGTGCCGTCATAGGGATAGACGACGAAGACGACAGCACTTTCACAGTCACGGTCGACGGGAAAACCTTCCATTTTCAAGCAAGAGACGGCGACGAGAGGGAGGCCTGGGTTCGCTCCCTGGAGGACACGATCTTGCGACACGCTCAAGCCGCTCACCGG CGGTGGGACCCGAGTAAGCCAGCGCCAACGGTCAAAGATTTTGACAAAAAGCTCGTCGAGGCGGACGCTTACTTGCAAATTGTGATAGACCAAGTGAGGAGGATAGACGAGCACATCGCCAAAAGTGTGGACGAGGAGAGCCGCATCCGCTGCGAAAACATCAAGCAGCATGCCGAGGACATGCTCGAGAACGTCAAGCACACGATAGCCCTGCTGCAAATCGCCAAG AGCACCGCACATCCTGTGAATGGAATTTACCAGGGGCCCATCACGCCTCTGGCTGCGGTCGACAGCAGACAGGCAGCAAGGGTGGCAGcag ACTTTACAGAACTTTTTAGTGACCCAGTTGTTATGCCTCTGATAGATCCAGTTCAGCCCGGCATTGAGTTAGGCGCAGAGTGCATGGATTCCTCTTTGAACGCGAGCAGTCTAGCAG CCATTACCAGCTTGGGTGTTCCTGAGACGTCGTATTCCAGCTCGGACGAGGAGGACTTTTTCGACGCCAATGACTATTCGCATTCCTCTTCTCTGCCTGTCTCCCCTACAGGTTTACCTATCAG cTTGTCACGGAGAGAGTCGCAGGCGAGAGACGCGGCGTCTTCCTCGTCGACAACCGTGTCAGGGTCTGGCCCGGTGGCAGCAAATGAGGGTGGCGGCTCGAGAGCACCACCCCTCTACAAGAGCGATGGCTCTCTCGACTATGATGGTAAAGACTCCAGCTTAG ccCTCTACGAGGATGACGAGGAACAAGACT TGGTCAGCATGGAGTGTAATGGCTCGGTGGTCAGCCATTTGTTGTCGCAAGTCAAGATCGGCATGGATCTTACCAAAGTCGCACTGCCAACTTTCATTCTCGAGAGGCGATCCTTGCTAGAGATGTATGCTGACTACTTCGCACACCCAGACCTGTTCGTCAG CATTGCTGACTTTACGGACCCCAGGGACAGAATGGTGCAAGTTGTGCGTTGGTATCTGAGTTCCTACCACGCGGGCAGAAAGTCAGCCGTAGCCAAGAAGCCTTATAACCCTGTGCTGGGCGAGATGTTTAAATGCTGGTGGGACGTACCAGGCATCACTGGCTGCTCAAACTCGCCCACGGCCAAGGACGAGGTCAAGGATGGTCCCATTCCGTGGTGCACCCAGGACCAGTTGGTCTTCTTGTCAGAGCAGGTTTCTCATCATCCGCCAA TTTCTGCTTTTTACGCTGAGCACTATGATAAGAGAATAAGTTTTTGTGCTCACGTGTGGACAAAATCAAAGTTCCTCGGGTTATCCATCGGTGTGCACAACGTTGGACAGGGCTGTGTGTCTGTGTTAGACTATGACGAAGAATACATTGTGACATTTCCAAACGGCTACGGaag GTCCATTCTGACAGTGCCGTGGATCGAGTTGGGAGGAACAGTGACGGTAACATGCAATAAGACTGGTTACAACGCCACCATAGAGTTCCTCACGAAACCGTTCTACGGCGGCAAGAAGAACCGAGTGTCGGCCGAGGTTTTCGCGCCGGCAGAGAAGAAACCGTTTCTCACTGTGCAAGGAGAATGGAATGGTGCAATGGAGGCCAAGTGGCCCGATGGA CGGACGGAATTGTTCGTGGACGTGAACAAAATAcccattattaaaaaatgtgtgaaaCCAATCATTGAGCAGGAATCAAACGAGTCTCGAATAGTCTGGAAAGAAGTGACTGCGGGTTTAAG GCTGAACGATCTGGATCGGGCGCACGAGGCAAAAACTACGATAGAGCAAAGACAGCGAGATTTAGTGCTCcagaggaaaaatacaaacgtTGCTTGGGAAACTCAG GTATTCCACGAGGCAGGCGAGAATTGGGTTTACAAGAATCCTTTGTCCCACCGAGCGAAGCCCTCGACAAATAACACCAAGAAGAAGATTCgataa
- the LOC135934736 gene encoding oxysterol-binding protein-related protein 9 isoform X4, producing MAAMEGYLSKWTNVMKGWQYRWFILDDNAGVMSYYTSREKMVRGVRRGCVRLKGAVIGIDDEDDSTFTVTVDGKTFHFQARDGDEREAWVRSLEDTILRHAQAAHRRWDPSKPAPTVKDFDKKLVEADAYLQIVIDQVRRIDEHIAKSVDEESRIRCENIKQHAEDMLENVKHTIALLQIAKSTAHPVNGIYQGPITPLAAVDSRQAARVAADPVQPGIELGAECMDSSLNASSLAAITSLGVPETSYSSSDEEDFFDANDYSHSSSLPVSPTGLPISLSRRESQARDAASSSSTTVSGSGPVAANEGGGSRAPPLYKSDGSLDYDGKDSSLALYEDDEEQDLVSMECNGSVVSHLLSQVKIGMDLTKVALPTFILERRSLLEMYADYFAHPDLFVSIADFTDPRDRMVQVVRWYLSSYHAGRKSAVAKKPYNPVLGEMFKCWWDVPGITGCSNSPTAKDEVKDGPIPWCTQDQLVFLSEQVSHHPPISAFYAEHYDKRISFCAHVWTKSKFLGLSIGVHNVGQGCVSVLDYDEEYIVTFPNGYGRSILTVPWIELGGTVTVTCNKTGYNATIEFLTKPFYGGKKNRVSAEVFAPAEKKPFLTVQGEWNGAMEAKWPDGRTELFVDVNKIPIIKKCVKPIIEQESNESRIVWKEVTAGLRLNDLDRAHEAKTTIEQRQRDLVLQRKNTNVAWETQVFHEAGENWVYKNPLSHRAKPSTNNTKKKIR from the exons ATGGCCGCAATGGAAGGGTACCTCAGCAAGTGGACGAATGTGATGAAAGGGTGGCAGTACCGCTGGTTCATCCTTGATGACAATGCCGGCGTTATGTCCTACTACACA TCCCGAGAGAAAATGGTGCGAGGAGTGAGACGCGGTTGTGTAAGACTCAAAGGTGCCGTCATAGGGATAGACGACGAAGACGACAGCACTTTCACAGTCACGGTCGACGGGAAAACCTTCCATTTTCAAGCAAGAGACGGCGACGAGAGGGAGGCCTGGGTTCGCTCCCTGGAGGACACGATCTTGCGACACGCTCAAGCCGCTCACCGG CGGTGGGACCCGAGTAAGCCAGCGCCAACGGTCAAAGATTTTGACAAAAAGCTCGTCGAGGCGGACGCTTACTTGCAAATTGTGATAGACCAAGTGAGGAGGATAGACGAGCACATCGCCAAAAGTGTGGACGAGGAGAGCCGCATCCGCTGCGAAAACATCAAGCAGCATGCCGAGGACATGCTCGAGAACGTCAAGCACACGATAGCCCTGCTGCAAATCGCCAAG AGCACCGCACATCCTGTGAATGGAATTTACCAGGGGCCCATCACGCCTCTGGCTGCGGTCGACAGCAGACAGGCAGCAAGGGTGGCAGcag ATCCAGTTCAGCCCGGCATTGAGTTAGGCGCAGAGTGCATGGATTCCTCTTTGAACGCGAGCAGTCTAGCAG CCATTACCAGCTTGGGTGTTCCTGAGACGTCGTATTCCAGCTCGGACGAGGAGGACTTTTTCGACGCCAATGACTATTCGCATTCCTCTTCTCTGCCTGTCTCCCCTACAGGTTTACCTATCAG cTTGTCACGGAGAGAGTCGCAGGCGAGAGACGCGGCGTCTTCCTCGTCGACAACCGTGTCAGGGTCTGGCCCGGTGGCAGCAAATGAGGGTGGCGGCTCGAGAGCACCACCCCTCTACAAGAGCGATGGCTCTCTCGACTATGATGGTAAAGACTCCAGCTTAG ccCTCTACGAGGATGACGAGGAACAAGACT TGGTCAGCATGGAGTGTAATGGCTCGGTGGTCAGCCATTTGTTGTCGCAAGTCAAGATCGGCATGGATCTTACCAAAGTCGCACTGCCAACTTTCATTCTCGAGAGGCGATCCTTGCTAGAGATGTATGCTGACTACTTCGCACACCCAGACCTGTTCGTCAG CATTGCTGACTTTACGGACCCCAGGGACAGAATGGTGCAAGTTGTGCGTTGGTATCTGAGTTCCTACCACGCGGGCAGAAAGTCAGCCGTAGCCAAGAAGCCTTATAACCCTGTGCTGGGCGAGATGTTTAAATGCTGGTGGGACGTACCAGGCATCACTGGCTGCTCAAACTCGCCCACGGCCAAGGACGAGGTCAAGGATGGTCCCATTCCGTGGTGCACCCAGGACCAGTTGGTCTTCTTGTCAGAGCAGGTTTCTCATCATCCGCCAA TTTCTGCTTTTTACGCTGAGCACTATGATAAGAGAATAAGTTTTTGTGCTCACGTGTGGACAAAATCAAAGTTCCTCGGGTTATCCATCGGTGTGCACAACGTTGGACAGGGCTGTGTGTCTGTGTTAGACTATGACGAAGAATACATTGTGACATTTCCAAACGGCTACGGaag GTCCATTCTGACAGTGCCGTGGATCGAGTTGGGAGGAACAGTGACGGTAACATGCAATAAGACTGGTTACAACGCCACCATAGAGTTCCTCACGAAACCGTTCTACGGCGGCAAGAAGAACCGAGTGTCGGCCGAGGTTTTCGCGCCGGCAGAGAAGAAACCGTTTCTCACTGTGCAAGGAGAATGGAATGGTGCAATGGAGGCCAAGTGGCCCGATGGA CGGACGGAATTGTTCGTGGACGTGAACAAAATAcccattattaaaaaatgtgtgaaaCCAATCATTGAGCAGGAATCAAACGAGTCTCGAATAGTCTGGAAAGAAGTGACTGCGGGTTTAAG GCTGAACGATCTGGATCGGGCGCACGAGGCAAAAACTACGATAGAGCAAAGACAGCGAGATTTAGTGCTCcagaggaaaaatacaaacgtTGCTTGGGAAACTCAG GTATTCCACGAGGCAGGCGAGAATTGGGTTTACAAGAATCCTTTGTCCCACCGAGCGAAGCCCTCGACAAATAACACCAAGAAGAAGATTCgataa
- the LOC135934736 gene encoding oxysterol-binding protein-related protein 9 isoform X3 gives MWWYKCKLDTWLCFLRKMKNSYKSREKMVRGVRRGCVRLKGAVIGIDDEDDSTFTVTVDGKTFHFQARDGDEREAWVRSLEDTILRHAQAAHRRWDPSKPAPTVKDFDKKLVEADAYLQIVIDQVRRIDEHIAKSVDEESRIRCENIKQHAEDMLENVKHTIALLQIAKSTAHPVNGIYQGPITPLAAVDSRQAARVAADFTELFSDPVVMPLIDPVQPGIELGAECMDSSLNASSLAAITSLGVPETSYSSSDEEDFFDANDYSHSSSLPVSPTGLPISLSRRESQARDAASSSSTTVSGSGPVAANEGGGSRAPPLYKSDGSLDYDGKDSSLALYEDDEEQDLVSMECNGSVVSHLLSQVKIGMDLTKVALPTFILERRSLLEMYADYFAHPDLFVSIADFTDPRDRMVQVVRWYLSSYHAGRKSAVAKKPYNPVLGEMFKCWWDVPGITGCSNSPTAKDEVKDGPIPWCTQDQLVFLSEQVSHHPPISAFYAEHYDKRISFCAHVWTKSKFLGLSIGVHNVGQGCVSVLDYDEEYIVTFPNGYGRSILTVPWIELGGTVTVTCNKTGYNATIEFLTKPFYGGKKNRVSAEVFAPAEKKPFLTVQGEWNGAMEAKWPDGRTELFVDVNKIPIIKKCVKPIIEQESNESRIVWKEVTAGLRLNDLDRAHEAKTTIEQRQRDLVLQRKNTNVAWETQVFHEAGENWVYKNPLSHRAKPSTNNTKKKIR, from the exons ATGTGGTGGTACAAGTGCAAGTTGGACACCTGGTTGTGCTTTTTACGCAAGATGAAGAACAGCTACAAA TCCCGAGAGAAAATGGTGCGAGGAGTGAGACGCGGTTGTGTAAGACTCAAAGGTGCCGTCATAGGGATAGACGACGAAGACGACAGCACTTTCACAGTCACGGTCGACGGGAAAACCTTCCATTTTCAAGCAAGAGACGGCGACGAGAGGGAGGCCTGGGTTCGCTCCCTGGAGGACACGATCTTGCGACACGCTCAAGCCGCTCACCGG CGGTGGGACCCGAGTAAGCCAGCGCCAACGGTCAAAGATTTTGACAAAAAGCTCGTCGAGGCGGACGCTTACTTGCAAATTGTGATAGACCAAGTGAGGAGGATAGACGAGCACATCGCCAAAAGTGTGGACGAGGAGAGCCGCATCCGCTGCGAAAACATCAAGCAGCATGCCGAGGACATGCTCGAGAACGTCAAGCACACGATAGCCCTGCTGCAAATCGCCAAG AGCACCGCACATCCTGTGAATGGAATTTACCAGGGGCCCATCACGCCTCTGGCTGCGGTCGACAGCAGACAGGCAGCAAGGGTGGCAGcag ACTTTACAGAACTTTTTAGTGACCCAGTTGTTATGCCTCTGATAGATCCAGTTCAGCCCGGCATTGAGTTAGGCGCAGAGTGCATGGATTCCTCTTTGAACGCGAGCAGTCTAGCAG CCATTACCAGCTTGGGTGTTCCTGAGACGTCGTATTCCAGCTCGGACGAGGAGGACTTTTTCGACGCCAATGACTATTCGCATTCCTCTTCTCTGCCTGTCTCCCCTACAGGTTTACCTATCAG cTTGTCACGGAGAGAGTCGCAGGCGAGAGACGCGGCGTCTTCCTCGTCGACAACCGTGTCAGGGTCTGGCCCGGTGGCAGCAAATGAGGGTGGCGGCTCGAGAGCACCACCCCTCTACAAGAGCGATGGCTCTCTCGACTATGATGGTAAAGACTCCAGCTTAG ccCTCTACGAGGATGACGAGGAACAAGACT TGGTCAGCATGGAGTGTAATGGCTCGGTGGTCAGCCATTTGTTGTCGCAAGTCAAGATCGGCATGGATCTTACCAAAGTCGCACTGCCAACTTTCATTCTCGAGAGGCGATCCTTGCTAGAGATGTATGCTGACTACTTCGCACACCCAGACCTGTTCGTCAG CATTGCTGACTTTACGGACCCCAGGGACAGAATGGTGCAAGTTGTGCGTTGGTATCTGAGTTCCTACCACGCGGGCAGAAAGTCAGCCGTAGCCAAGAAGCCTTATAACCCTGTGCTGGGCGAGATGTTTAAATGCTGGTGGGACGTACCAGGCATCACTGGCTGCTCAAACTCGCCCACGGCCAAGGACGAGGTCAAGGATGGTCCCATTCCGTGGTGCACCCAGGACCAGTTGGTCTTCTTGTCAGAGCAGGTTTCTCATCATCCGCCAA TTTCTGCTTTTTACGCTGAGCACTATGATAAGAGAATAAGTTTTTGTGCTCACGTGTGGACAAAATCAAAGTTCCTCGGGTTATCCATCGGTGTGCACAACGTTGGACAGGGCTGTGTGTCTGTGTTAGACTATGACGAAGAATACATTGTGACATTTCCAAACGGCTACGGaag GTCCATTCTGACAGTGCCGTGGATCGAGTTGGGAGGAACAGTGACGGTAACATGCAATAAGACTGGTTACAACGCCACCATAGAGTTCCTCACGAAACCGTTCTACGGCGGCAAGAAGAACCGAGTGTCGGCCGAGGTTTTCGCGCCGGCAGAGAAGAAACCGTTTCTCACTGTGCAAGGAGAATGGAATGGTGCAATGGAGGCCAAGTGGCCCGATGGA CGGACGGAATTGTTCGTGGACGTGAACAAAATAcccattattaaaaaatgtgtgaaaCCAATCATTGAGCAGGAATCAAACGAGTCTCGAATAGTCTGGAAAGAAGTGACTGCGGGTTTAAG GCTGAACGATCTGGATCGGGCGCACGAGGCAAAAACTACGATAGAGCAAAGACAGCGAGATTTAGTGCTCcagaggaaaaatacaaacgtTGCTTGGGAAACTCAG GTATTCCACGAGGCAGGCGAGAATTGGGTTTACAAGAATCCTTTGTCCCACCGAGCGAAGCCCTCGACAAATAACACCAAGAAGAAGATTCgataa
- the LOC135934737 gene encoding very long chain fatty acid elongase AAEL008004-like encodes MAQTVNISGYTIGWTDPFILQYDWARTVFLERSDERTRDWPLLSNPIPVTVLTLAWLVFVLKLGPAMMKNRKPFTLRRLILGINVLQVILNAWVTYEFLAVGWLAHYNFWCQECEYVRTPESMRMARACYVYFALKLFDMIDTVIYVLRNKPNQVTFLHLYHHVSTLLLAWVVATYAPGGHGTFVQLLNTIVHVIMYTYYMIAGLGPRFQRFLWWKRYLTRIQLFQFVLQFAHNVNALRIGCKYSNVIIAMFLPIIVGTFSLFMNFYIKSYLKRADQKKKQK; translated from the exons ATGGCGCAGACGGTCAACATCTCGGGTTACACCATCGGCTGGACCGACCCTTTCATCCTCCAGTATGACTGGGCAAGGACTGTCTTTCTCGAGAGATCAG ATGAACGCACCCGCGACTGGCCGCTGCTATCCAACCCCATCCCCGTGACCGTGCTCACCCTGGCATGGCTCGTTTTCGTGCTAAAACTCGGCCCGGCCATGATGAAAAACCGCAAGCCGTTCACGCTGCGACGGCTCATTTTGGGCATCAACGTCCTCCAAGTCATCCTCAACGCATGGGTCACGTACGAG TTTCTCGCGGTAGGATGGCTGGCCCACTACAATTTCTGGTGCCAGGAATGCGAATATGTGCGCACGCCAGAATCCATGAGG atGGCCCGGGCGTGCTACGTTTACTTTGCACTCAAGCTCTTTGATATGATCGACACT gtgatttaCGTTTTGAGGAACAAACCGAACCAAGTGACTTTCCTCCACTTGTACCACCACGTCTCCACCCTCCTGCTCGCGTGGGTCGTCGCCACTTACGCGCCcg GCGGTCACGGAACTTTCGTGCAGCTTTTGAACACGATCGTGCACGTCATCATGTACACCTACTACATGATCGCCGGTCTCGGTCCAAGATTCCAAAGGTTTTTGTGGTGGAAGAGGTACCTGACTAGGATTCAGctg TTCCAGTTTGTCCTGCAATTCGCGCACAACGTGAACGCGCTGCGCATCGGGTGTAAATACTCAAACGTGATAATCGCTATGTTCCTGCCGATAATTGTGGGCACCTTCAGTCTGTTTATGAACTTCTACATCAAGAGCTACTTGAAGAGAGCGGATCAGAAGAAGAAGCAAAAGTAG